Part of the Cystobacter ferrugineus genome, CTCGGGGCCGGAGGGCGATGGGCGCCGTCGCCCTCCATGGGCCATGGCGTGAAACAGGTCATCAAGGTGGTGAGCGCCTTCACTCTCGGCCATTCCCTGACCCTGGCGGCGGGTGCGCTGGGGGTCCTCCAGGTTCCCCAGGAGCCCGTGGAGATCCTCATCGCCGTGTCGATCCTCGTGTCGGCCGTCCACGCGCTGCGCCCCCTGTTCTCCGGACGCGAGCCGCTCATCGCCGTGGCCTTCGGGCTCGTGCATGGGCTCGCGTTCTCGACGGTGCTCGCGGAGTTCGGCCTCGACACCCGGGCGCTCGTGTTGAGCGTGCTGGCCTTCAACCTGGGCATCGAGGTCATGCAACTCGCGGTGGTCGCGGTGACCCTGCCCTGGTTGCTCATGCTGAGCCGCTCTCCTGTCCACGCGCTCGTGAGGAGGGCTGGCGCGTGCTTCGCGGGAGTGGCCGCGGTGGGGTGGATCGCCGAGCGAGCGTTCGCCCTTCAGACGCCCATCGTTCCCTTCGTGGAGGCCGCCGCCGGGCACGCGCTCCTCGGGGTCGCGCTCCTGGCGGGCCTGTCGCTCGCCGTCGTGGGTGGAACCCGGCTTCGCGCTCGCCGCGTGCGCCGGGCCGGGAGCGTGCTCTCCGCCACCGTGGTGGGCTCGGCGTCGCGGGGACTGGGCCAAGGCGTCAGCGGCGGAGGACATGCGTAGGAAGCCCGGGACTTTGGGTCTGGGGCACTTGGGCCCGTTCTCGCGCGCCTGGCACTGGCCACCAGCTACACTGGATCGAATGGGCACCTGGCCCCGACGATTACCCCGTGGACGCTTCGCGGACGAGCCAGTCACGAAACGCAACGAGTTTGGGGAGCGTGGCGCAATCGGGCCGATAGACCACGTAGTAGGAGAGCACCGAGGAGAACTCCACCTCCGGGAACAGGCGCACCAGCCGTCCGGCCGCGAGGTCGTCATGCGCCATGATGCTGCGGGCCAGCGCCACGCCCTGCCCGTCGATTGCCGCCTGTAGCACGGCAGCGGAGTTGTTGATACGCAGGCCTCGCTTCGTGTCGACGTCCCTTGCGCCCGCCTTCGCGAGCCAAGCATCCCACGTGGCGAATCCCGAGCGGGCATCCACGGACCGGTCGTGGATGAGCCGTAGGCCGGCCAGGTCCGACGGCCGGCGCAGACGGCGGCTCTGCCGCAGGAGGGCAGGCGAGCAAACGGGATAGACCTCCTCGTCTAGGAGCTTCTCGGCCGTCAGTCCGGGCCAGACCCCAGCGCCATAGCGCACGCCGATATCGACGCCGCGCGCGGCGAAGTCGAGCAGCTCGGTGGACGCGTCGAGCCGCACGTCCAGCTCCGGCCATGCGGCCTGGAACCGCTCGAGGCGCGGCAGGAGCCACTTGGCCGCGAAGGCAGGGCTGACCGTCACGGTCAGCACGCCGGTCGACGAGCCCTCCTTCAGCCGTGCGACGCCGGCGCTCAGCCGCTCGAACCCCGCACGGATGTCCGGCAGGGCCCGCTGGGCCGCCTCGGTGAGGACGAGCCGTTTGCGTCCGCTCGTGCCCCGGTGGAACAGCGGTGTGCCGAGCGACTCCTCAAGGCCTCGCACGAGCTGTCCGACCGCCGCCGGGGTCACGTGGAGCTCGGCGGCCGCGGCGGAGAAGCTCTCGTGCCTGGCCGCCGCCTCGAAGGCACGCAGGGCGTTGAGGTATTCAGGTGCGCTCATGGCCGGTCAAGATTTCCTT contains:
- a CDS encoding HupE/UreJ family protein, yielding MNRMTPPWALLLALVLVGVAAPVAAHPLRSTAVLLDLRGSAVEGEVQLPLDQLELTLRRGLLEETSTLVARRGEELTRYLEEHLSVLAPDGRAFRVDLRSPEVRQIDGSEFLVVQLSMSPPPGATARALSLRYDAILHRVVTHTVFVYVRSDFEGGVFSAHPELLGVLRYRSTSLEMDRSDGSWWRGFQSVFVLGTRHIAEGTDHLLFLLVLLLAAPLLGAGGRWAPSPSMGHGVKQVIKVVSAFTLGHSLTLAAGALGVLQVPQEPVEILIAVSILVSAVHALRPLFSGREPLIAVAFGLVHGLAFSTVLAEFGLDTRALVLSVLAFNLGIEVMQLAVVAVTLPWLLMLSRSPVHALVRRAGACFAGVAAVGWIAERAFALQTPIVPFVEAAAGHALLGVALLAGLSLAVVGGTRLRARRVRRAGSVLSATVVGSASRGLGQGVSGGGHA
- the gcvA gene encoding transcriptional regulator GcvA — protein: MSAPEYLNALRAFEAAARHESFSAAAAELHVTPAAVGQLVRGLEESLGTPLFHRGTSGRKRLVLTEAAQRALPDIRAGFERLSAGVARLKEGSSTGVLTVTVSPAFAAKWLLPRLERFQAAWPELDVRLDASTELLDFAARGVDIGVRYGAGVWPGLTAEKLLDEEVYPVCSPALLRQSRRLRRPSDLAGLRLIHDRSVDARSGFATWDAWLAKAGARDVDTKRGLRINNSAAVLQAAIDGQGVALARSIMAHDDLAAGRLVRLFPEVEFSSVLSYYVVYRPDCATLPKLVAFRDWLVREASTG